One part of the Candidatus Denitrolinea symbiosum genome encodes these proteins:
- a CDS encoding plasmid maintenance system killer protein: protein MPIKSIADAATADLYHGRNTSRVRRFPQNIISAALRKLDVLNSAHRLDDLRSPPGNRLENLKGDLVGYYSIRINEQWRIIFRWENGAEDVEIVDYH from the coding sequence ATGCCGATAAAATCCATTGCAGATGCGGCAACCGCAGATCTATATCATGGCCGCAACACTTCGCGTGTTCGAAGGTTTCCTCAAAACATTATTTCTGCGGCATTACGTAAATTGGATGTTCTCAACTCCGCGCATCGTTTGGATGATTTGCGCTCTCCCCCGGGAAATCGTCTTGAAAATCTGAAAGGTGATCTTGTCGGTTATTACAGTATTCGTATCAACGAACAATGGCGAATAATTTTTCGCTGGGAAAACGGCGCAGAAGATGTTGAAATCGTTGATTATCATTAA
- a CDS encoding signal transduction histidine kinase yields the protein MSIRDRLTLFNIVLLGGLFIFFGVVSYSVVTILLYNQIDNALQRTSEQIVSQVHIDVTGAMGGGIVAPSLRSTSNIFVQVWDTQQLVDYSPNLGNFNKPLDSVGIRKPLPSYRDVTLDDSVRLRVLSVPLVSEGRRVGVVQVAATLDVVDSARRNLLSVLAFTTILGIAISALASQASVKQFLLPLDTIASAADQINRADDLSRRVPYEGSDEDEIGQLVHAVNQTFERLEVLFTSQQRFIADVSHELRTPLTVIKGNVDLMRRMRELDPDLLDSIDQEAGRLTRLVTDLLLLAKAEAGSLPLTKASVELDTLLLEVIPEMRVLAGNKIRVKLTEIDQLQVYGDRDRLKQVLLNLIANAIQYTPAGEEVFLSLARVGDRARLIVRDTGPGIPAEDLPYIFERFYRAEKSRTRSAAGGFGLGLSIAHWIVEQHGGRIEVNSREGRGTTFAVWLPLAK from the coding sequence GTGTCCATCCGCGACCGTCTGACGCTGTTTAATATCGTTTTGCTGGGCGGACTTTTTATATTCTTCGGCGTGGTCTCCTACAGCGTCGTCACCATTCTTCTCTATAACCAGATAGACAACGCCTTGCAGCGGACCTCCGAGCAGATCGTCAGCCAGGTCCACATTGACGTCACCGGGGCGATGGGCGGCGGGATCGTGGCCCCCAGCCTGAGATCCACCTCGAATATATTTGTCCAGGTTTGGGACACCCAGCAGTTGGTGGATTATTCCCCCAACCTCGGCAATTTCAACAAACCGCTGGATAGCGTCGGCATCCGCAAGCCTCTGCCGTCTTACCGCGACGTGACGCTCGACGACAGCGTCCGCCTGCGCGTGTTGAGCGTCCCGCTGGTGTCCGAAGGCCGGCGCGTGGGTGTGGTGCAGGTGGCCGCCACGCTGGACGTGGTGGACTCGGCGCGCCGCAACCTGCTCTCGGTGCTGGCTTTCACCACCATTCTGGGGATTGCCATCTCCGCGCTGGCTTCGCAAGCCTCCGTCAAACAATTCCTGCTGCCGCTCGACACCATTGCAAGCGCCGCCGACCAGATCAACCGCGCCGACGACCTTTCGCGCCGCGTCCCCTACGAAGGCTCAGACGAGGACGAGATCGGCCAACTGGTCCACGCCGTCAACCAGACGTTCGAACGGCTCGAAGTCCTCTTCACCTCCCAGCAGCGTTTCATCGCCGACGTTAGCCACGAACTCCGCACCCCGTTGACGGTCATCAAAGGCAACGTGGATTTGATGCGCCGCATGAGGGAACTCGACCCCGACCTACTCGACAGTATCGACCAGGAAGCCGGCCGCCTCACCCGCCTTGTCACCGACCTGCTGCTGCTCGCGAAGGCCGAAGCGGGGTCCCTTCCGTTGACGAAGGCCAGCGTCGAACTGGATACGCTCCTGCTGGAAGTCATTCCTGAAATGCGGGTGCTGGCCGGGAACAAGATCCGCGTTAAATTGACGGAGATCGACCAGTTGCAGGTGTACGGCGACCGCGACCGCTTGAAGCAGGTCCTGCTCAACCTGATTGCCAACGCCATTCAGTACACGCCGGCCGGGGAGGAGGTGTTCCTCAGCCTCGCCCGCGTCGGCGACCGCGCCCGGTTGATCGTGCGCGATACCGGTCCGGGCATTCCCGCCGAAGACCTGCCTTACATCTTCGAGCGTTTCTATCGCGCCGAAAAGTCGCGCACGCGCTCCGCCGCGGGCGGTTTTGGGCTGGGGCTGTCTATCGCGCATTGGATTGTGGAACAGCACGGGGGAAGGATCGAAGTCAACTCCCGCGAAGGCCGGGGGACGACCTTCGCGGTCTGGCTGCCGCTGGCAAAGTAG
- a CDS encoding addiction module antidote protein, HigA family — MLPENRIPTHPGEILLEEFLNPLGLSQVAFAEHLKIPVQRVNEIVRGKRGVTPETAWLFAEALGTSPEFWLNLQANHDLALYRPRRTVKRIPMAA, encoded by the coding sequence ATGCTTCCTGAGAATCGAATTCCCACTCATCCCGGTGAAATTCTGCTTGAGGAATTTCTGAACCCTCTTGGGTTATCGCAAGTTGCTTTTGCCGAGCATCTTAAAATCCCCGTCCAGCGCGTGAATGAGATTGTGCGCGGCAAGCGCGGCGTTACTCCCGAAACGGCATGGCTGTTTGCCGAGGCGCTTGGCACGTCTCCTGAATTCTGGTTGAACTTGCAGGCGAACCATGATCTTGCTTTATATCGTCCCAGGCGGACGGTGAAGCGAATTCCTATGGCCGCGTAG
- a CDS encoding EamA-like transporter family protein, translating to MQAVVLIVVIGLAGGMAVGLQSPLASMMSQRLGTLESVFIVHAGGALAALIPLLFLGGGKLSQWRTLPWYALLAGVFGLAVIGAISYMIPRIGVAGSIITIVAGQLLVGMILDHFGWLGALERPLDAPRLLGMAIVLLGVWLTAK from the coding sequence ATGCAGGCAGTCGTGTTGATCGTCGTGATCGGGCTTGCGGGCGGCATGGCGGTGGGATTGCAAAGCCCGCTCGCGAGTATGATGAGCCAGAGACTCGGCACATTGGAAAGCGTCTTCATCGTCCACGCGGGAGGGGCGCTGGCCGCGCTGATTCCGCTCTTGTTCCTCGGCGGCGGGAAGTTGAGTCAGTGGCGGACGCTGCCGTGGTACGCGCTGCTGGCGGGAGTCTTCGGGCTGGCGGTGATCGGCGCCATCAGTTACATGATCCCGCGCATCGGCGTGGCGGGTTCCATCATCACAATCGTGGCGGGACAACTCCTCGTCGGGATGATCCTCGACCACTTCGGCTGGCTGGGCGCGCTCGAACGTCCGCTCGACGCGCCGCGCCTGCTGGGAATGGCGATCGTCCTGCTCGGCGTCTGGCTGACGGCGAAATAA
- a CDS encoding epimerase, translating into MTEKSVLVTGACGEIGQALVQGLAARGGYRIVTADLAPLPDSIHALSAEHVQGDLVNRVKQFYDYDFDIIYHLAASLSSKAEVATEEAHRINVEGTMQLLMLAAYKSEKYKKPVKFLFPSSIAAYGMADLEEKQKAGRVKEEDHDNPHTMYGCNKLYCEKLGMYYGHFHGQKHLDPAPPVMLDFRAIRFPGLISAFTLPSGGTSDYGPEMLHHAADGKPYACFVREDTKISFMAMPDAIKSLLMLTDAPRERLTRQVYNIAAFALTAGEFRDRAVKAFPGAEIVFEPNPRRQGIVDSWPEDLDDSRARADWGWNPDYDADKFFEEYFLPEIRKRYGR; encoded by the coding sequence ATGACCGAGAAATCTGTGTTGGTGACCGGCGCGTGCGGCGAGATCGGGCAGGCGCTGGTGCAGGGACTGGCGGCGCGCGGCGGCTATCGCATCGTCACCGCGGACCTGGCTCCGCTCCCCGATTCCATCCACGCCCTCTCCGCTGAACATGTGCAGGGCGACCTCGTCAATCGGGTCAAGCAGTTCTACGATTACGATTTCGACATCATCTATCATCTGGCCGCCTCGCTTTCGTCGAAGGCGGAGGTGGCCACCGAGGAGGCGCACCGCATCAACGTCGAGGGGACGATGCAGCTGCTGATGCTGGCCGCGTATAAATCCGAGAAATATAAAAAACCGGTCAAGTTCCTGTTCCCCAGTTCGATTGCCGCCTACGGGATGGCCGATCTCGAAGAGAAGCAAAAGGCGGGACGCGTGAAGGAGGAAGACCACGACAACCCGCACACGATGTATGGATGTAACAAACTGTATTGCGAAAAATTGGGGATGTATTACGGACATTTCCATGGACAGAAACACCTCGATCCCGCGCCCCCGGTCATGCTGGACTTTCGGGCGATCCGCTTCCCCGGGCTGATCTCGGCCTTCACCCTCCCCAGCGGCGGGACGAGCGACTACGGGCCCGAGATGCTCCACCACGCCGCGGACGGCAAACCCTACGCCTGCTTCGTCCGCGAGGACACGAAGATCTCGTTCATGGCGATGCCCGACGCCATCAAGTCCCTGCTGATGTTGACGGACGCGCCGCGCGAGCGGTTGACGCGGCAGGTTTACAACATCGCCGCGTTCGCCCTTACCGCGGGCGAGTTCCGCGACCGCGCTGTGAAGGCCTTCCCCGGCGCGGAAATCGTCTTCGAGCCGAACCCGCGCCGGCAGGGCATCGTCGACTCGTGGCCCGAAGATTTGGACGACTCGCGCGCCCGCGCCGACTGGGGCTGGAATCCCGATTACGACGCGGATAAATTTTTCGAGGAGTATTTCCTGCCGGAGATCAGGAAGAGGTATGGGAGGTAG
- a CDS encoding crossover junction endodeoxyribonuclease RuvC, which translates to MTLSLGIDPGLATTGYGLVRLEPDGRLDAVSFGVILTPKTDSIPARLESLYRGLRSLLKKHKPDTAAVEKLFFQRNVSTAIAVGQARGVALLALQQAGLEVFEYTPNEVKQAVAGYGSADKRQVQEMTRVLLQLNEIPKPDDAADALAIAITHLNTRRYEG; encoded by the coding sequence ATGACCCTCTCTCTCGGAATTGACCCCGGCCTCGCCACCACCGGCTACGGACTGGTACGCCTCGAACCCGACGGGAGGCTAGACGCGGTCTCCTTCGGCGTGATCCTCACCCCGAAAACGGACTCCATCCCCGCGCGGCTGGAGAGTCTCTACCGCGGCCTGCGTTCCCTGCTGAAGAAACACAAACCCGATACCGCCGCCGTGGAGAAATTGTTCTTCCAGCGCAACGTCTCGACCGCCATCGCGGTGGGACAGGCGCGCGGCGTGGCGCTGCTCGCCCTCCAACAGGCGGGACTGGAGGTCTTCGAGTACACGCCCAACGAGGTCAAACAAGCCGTGGCGGGATACGGCTCCGCGGACAAGAGACAGGTGCAGGAGATGACGCGCGTCCTCCTGCAATTGAACGAGATCCCCAAGCCCGACGACGCCGCCGACGCGCTGGCAATCGCCATCACGCATTTGAATACGAGGAGGTATGAGGGGTAG
- a CDS encoding lipid-binding degV protein, translating to MTIIVADTTCSLPRETLKRRGIPLIPQIVMFGEESYHDDSEIDTAAFLAKLKASPVLPKTAAPEPTLYYPIFERARARGESVIVVAPSAKVSGTTRSAETAAQEFAGADIRVVDTQTISCNLGSLVLLADDMAKAGKSADEIMAKLEDMIPRGRIYFLVHTLEYLAKGGRIGGASKLLAELLEIKPILTIRAGQVEAFERQRTHKRALARLEEIVHEECPRSAEAYLAAMQAEAEEEARVLAASLQSWQGGGEVPIYELPPAIVTHGGPKTMGVGFFV from the coding sequence ATGACCATCATCGTCGCAGATACCACCTGCAGCCTGCCGCGCGAAACGTTGAAGCGGCGCGGCATCCCGCTCATCCCCCAGATCGTCATGTTCGGGGAGGAGTCTTATCACGACGACAGCGAGATTGACACCGCGGCTTTTCTCGCCAAACTCAAGGCCTCGCCCGTCCTGCCGAAGACCGCCGCGCCCGAGCCGACGCTGTACTATCCGATCTTCGAACGGGCGCGGGCGCGGGGCGAGAGCGTCATCGTCGTGGCGCCCTCGGCCAAGGTCAGCGGGACGACGCGTTCCGCCGAGACCGCCGCGCAGGAATTCGCGGGCGCGGACATCCGCGTGGTGGACACGCAGACAATCTCGTGCAACCTCGGTTCGCTCGTCCTGCTGGCGGACGACATGGCGAAGGCGGGAAAGTCCGCCGACGAGATCATGGCAAAACTCGAAGACATGATCCCGCGCGGGCGCATCTATTTCCTCGTCCACACGCTGGAGTATCTCGCCAAAGGCGGGCGGATCGGCGGCGCGAGCAAACTGCTGGCCGAACTGCTGGAGATCAAACCCATCCTGACGATCCGCGCGGGACAGGTGGAGGCCTTCGAGCGACAGCGCACCCACAAACGCGCCCTGGCGCGGCTGGAGGAGATCGTCCACGAGGAATGCCCGAGGTCGGCGGAGGCGTACTTGGCGGCGATGCAGGCCGAGGCGGAGGAAGAGGCCCGGGTCCTCGCGGCCAGCCTCCAGTCGTGGCAGGGAGGCGGCGAAGTCCCCATCTACGAACTGCCGCCGGCCATCGTCACGCACGGCGGGCCGAAGACGATGGGAGTCGGATTTTTCGTCTAG
- a CDS encoding molybdenum cofactor sulfurase: MSQDLDLVAFLKAFPAYPATDALDRLRLSEYARLDVNSQVYLDYTGGGLYAESQILRHHRLLSEHVFGNPHSTNPASQASTELVEHTREYILRFFRADPDEYVAIFTANASGALKIVGESYPFDSNSRYLLTFDNHNSVNGIREFAHARGAEVTYIPVALPDMRVDASQLDRELARPKEGGFNLFAFPAQSNFSGVQHPLDWIARARFHGWDVLLDAAAFVPTNPLDLSAVHPDFVPISFYKMFGYPTGIGALIARKEALRKLRRPWFAGGTITVASVQGGKYYLADGPAAFEDGTLDYLNIPAVEIGLKHIESIGYELIHERVRMLTGWLLENLAAMKHSTGAPLVRIYGPAVPEGRGGSVTVNFFDKDGNPIDHRFIESEANKVNISLRTGCFCNPGAGEVALNISRVELDVCFTQPGHEERLSVDDFRLCIDGKSSGAVRISVGMVSNFQDVRALLKFAEGLLQ, translated from the coding sequence ATGTCCCAAGACCTCGACCTCGTTGCATTTCTAAAAGCCTTTCCCGCCTATCCTGCCACCGACGCGCTCGATCGCCTCCGCCTCAGCGAGTACGCGCGCCTCGACGTGAACTCCCAGGTGTATCTCGATTACACCGGCGGCGGTCTCTACGCCGAGTCGCAAATTCTCCGCCATCATCGCCTGCTCAGCGAACACGTCTTCGGCAACCCGCATTCCACCAATCCCGCCTCGCAAGCCTCCACCGAACTCGTGGAGCATACCCGCGAATACATCCTGCGTTTCTTCCGCGCCGACCCCGATGAATACGTCGCCATCTTCACCGCCAACGCCAGCGGCGCGCTCAAGATCGTCGGCGAGTCCTATCCCTTCGACTCCAACTCGCGCTACCTGCTCACGTTCGACAATCACAACTCGGTCAACGGGATTCGGGAATTTGCCCACGCCCGCGGCGCCGAGGTGACGTACATTCCCGTCGCCCTGCCCGACATGCGCGTCGACGCTTCGCAACTCGACCGCGAACTGGCGCGGCCCAAAGAGGGCGGGTTCAATCTTTTCGCGTTCCCGGCGCAATCCAACTTCTCGGGCGTCCAGCATCCCCTCGACTGGATCGCGCGCGCCCGCTTCCACGGCTGGGACGTGCTGCTCGACGCGGCTGCCTTCGTCCCGACCAACCCGCTCGACCTCTCCGCGGTCCACCCCGACTTTGTGCCGATCTCGTTCTACAAAATGTTCGGCTACCCGACGGGCATCGGCGCGCTCATCGCCCGCAAAGAGGCGCTCCGTAAGTTGCGCCGTCCCTGGTTCGCGGGCGGGACGATCACCGTCGCCTCGGTGCAGGGAGGCAAATACTACCTTGCCGACGGTCCCGCCGCGTTCGAGGACGGCACGCTCGACTACCTCAACATCCCCGCGGTGGAGATCGGTCTCAAGCACATCGAGTCCATTGGCTACGAACTGATCCACGAGCGCGTCCGCATGTTGACCGGCTGGCTGCTCGAAAACCTGGCGGCGATGAAACACTCGACGGGCGCGCCCCTCGTCCGCATTTACGGACCCGCCGTCCCCGAGGGGCGAGGCGGCTCGGTGACCGTCAACTTTTTCGATAAGGACGGGAATCCGATTGACCATCGCTTCATCGAGAGCGAGGCCAACAAAGTCAACATCTCCCTGCGGACGGGGTGTTTCTGCAACCCCGGCGCGGGCGAGGTGGCGCTGAACATCTCGCGCGTCGAGCTGGACGTCTGCTTCACCCAGCCGGGTCACGAAGAGCGCCTGAGCGTGGACGATTTCCGTCTCTGCATTGACGGCAAGTCCAGCGGCGCGGTGCGGATCTCGGTCGGGATGGTCAGCAATTTTCAGGATGTGCGGGCGCTTTTGAAATTTGCGGAAGGGTTGTTGCAGTAG
- a CDS encoding DNA mismatch repair protein MutT has product MRTRAAAILIQNNSLALLERHRAGMHYFTFPGGGLDADETPEQGAVRETREELGVEVRVVRLAAKVWFRGDPQFFFLVEQTGGEFGSGAGEEYAPDLDPARGTYEPVWMPLEQVTIQNVLPKPVAALVQKSHPDNWPAEALTFTEG; this is encoded by the coding sequence ATGCGAACCCGCGCCGCCGCCATCCTCATCCAGAACAACTCCCTCGCGCTCCTGGAGCGCCACCGCGCGGGGATGCATTATTTCACCTTCCCCGGCGGCGGCCTGGACGCGGACGAGACTCCCGAACAGGGCGCCGTCCGCGAGACGCGGGAGGAGTTGGGAGTCGAAGTGCGCGTCGTCCGGCTGGCGGCGAAGGTCTGGTTTCGCGGCGACCCGCAGTTCTTCTTCCTCGTCGAACAGACGGGCGGGGAGTTCGGAAGCGGCGCGGGCGAGGAGTACGCGCCCGACTTGGATCCCGCGCGGGGGACGTACGAACCGGTCTGGATGCCGCTCGAGCAGGTGACCATCCAAAACGTCCTCCCGAAGCCGGTGGCCGCGCTGGTCCAAAAATCCCATCCCGATAACTGGCCTGCCGAGGCGTTGACTTTCACAGAAGGCTGA
- a CDS encoding DNA-binding response regulator, which translates to MNERILIIEDDQAILKILQRGLTYEGYTVDTATEGRSGLMLARDHQPDLVILDWMLPGMDGLEVCHRMRTASGSVPILMLTAKDSVQDRIQGLDAGADDYLVKPFNLDELLARVRALLRRTQPDRVPVLKFADLTLDTGSRQASRGSRLIQLTAKEYELLELFLRHPKQVLTREVIFDRVWGYDFGGESNVLEVYIRYLRQKLEEGGEPRLIHTLRGVGYVMRENS; encoded by the coding sequence ATGAACGAAAGAATTCTGATCATCGAAGACGACCAGGCCATTTTGAAAATCCTCCAGCGCGGTTTGACCTACGAAGGATACACCGTGGATACCGCCACCGAAGGTCGCAGCGGATTGATGCTGGCGCGCGATCACCAGCCCGACCTCGTCATTCTCGATTGGATGCTGCCCGGCATGGACGGCCTCGAAGTCTGTCATCGTATGCGGACGGCCAGCGGGTCGGTCCCGATCCTGATGCTCACCGCCAAAGACTCCGTCCAGGACCGCATCCAGGGTCTGGACGCCGGGGCGGACGACTACCTGGTCAAGCCGTTCAACCTCGACGAACTGCTGGCGCGCGTGCGCGCCCTCCTGCGCCGCACCCAGCCCGACCGCGTCCCCGTCCTGAAATTCGCCGACCTGACCCTCGACACCGGCTCCCGCCAGGCCTCGCGCGGCAGCCGCCTCATCCAGCTGACCGCCAAAGAGTACGAATTGCTCGAACTCTTCCTGCGCCATCCCAAACAGGTGCTGACCCGCGAAGTCATCTTCGACCGCGTCTGGGGGTACGACTTCGGCGGCGAAAGCAACGTGCTGGAAGTCTACATCCGCTACCTGCGCCAGAAACTGGAGGAGGGCGGAGAGCCCCGCCTCATCCACACCCTGCGCGGCGTCGGCTATGTGATGCGCGAAAATTCCTGA
- a CDS encoding glucosamine--fructose-6-phosphate aminotransferase, producing MSLHSEILEQPQRIAALLRDQKQTVQEIARVVRARGVQYVLVAARGTSDNAGRYANYLWGAHNGLPLALAAPSLFTCYQSPPRLRDALVVGISQSGQSPDIVSVLEEGRRQNCLTLAIVNTPDSPLARAADLVLDIQAGEEKAVAATKTYTAELAAVAMLSAALDPSAARWDELAAVPAFAAQSLALDADVARLAQRYRYMRQCVTLGRGFNYATAFEWALKLKELTYTVAEPYSSADFQHGPIAMVEDGFPILAAAPTGQTLDSLRALLSKLREEHRAELVVLSDDASTLDLAQSPIPLPSGIPEWLTPIVGILPAQLFACHLTSAKGLDTERPRAISKVTETR from the coding sequence ATGTCGCTTCATTCCGAAATTCTCGAACAACCCCAACGGATCGCGGCCCTTTTACGCGATCAAAAACAGACCGTCCAGGAGATTGCCCGCGTCGTCCGCGCCCGCGGCGTGCAATACGTCCTGGTCGCCGCTCGCGGCACGTCTGATAACGCCGGGCGTTACGCCAACTACCTTTGGGGCGCGCATAACGGACTTCCGCTCGCGCTCGCCGCGCCCTCGCTCTTCACCTGCTATCAGTCCCCGCCGCGCCTGCGCGACGCGCTGGTCGTCGGCATTTCTCAATCGGGACAATCGCCCGACATCGTGAGCGTGCTGGAAGAGGGCCGGCGGCAAAATTGCCTGACGCTCGCCATCGTCAATACCCCCGATTCGCCGCTCGCCCGCGCGGCCGACCTCGTCCTCGACATCCAGGCGGGGGAGGAAAAAGCCGTGGCCGCGACGAAAACGTACACCGCCGAACTGGCGGCTGTCGCCATGCTTTCGGCCGCGCTGGATCCGTCCGCGGCGCGCTGGGACGAGCTGGCCGCCGTCCCCGCGTTCGCGGCGCAAAGTCTCGCGCTCGACGCGGACGTCGCGCGCCTGGCGCAGCGCTATCGTTACATGCGTCAATGCGTGACGCTGGGACGCGGCTTCAATTACGCCACCGCGTTCGAGTGGGCGCTGAAACTGAAAGAGTTGACCTACACCGTGGCCGAGCCGTATTCTTCCGCCGATTTCCAGCACGGACCGATCGCGATGGTCGAGGATGGATTCCCCATCCTGGCGGCCGCGCCCACGGGGCAGACGCTCGACTCGCTGCGCGCGCTGCTGTCCAAATTACGGGAGGAGCATCGCGCCGAGCTGGTCGTCCTCTCCGACGACGCGTCGACTCTCGACCTGGCCCAATCGCCCATTCCGCTCCCCTCCGGGATTCCCGAATGGCTGACGCCCATCGTCGGCATTCTCCCCGCGCAGCTTTTTGCCTGTCATCTCACCTCGGCGAAGGGACTCGACACCGAGCGCCCGCGCGCGATCTCCAAGGTCACCGAGACGCGCTGA
- a CDS encoding restriction endonuclease: MSKNSLPTYDTMMNPLLRAMKELGGSGTVEEINSKVAEILGLHDEQLDILHDSKRGGQTEFEYRLAWTRSYFKRYSILENSSRGIWALTPEGRNLAEVNEKEVVRVVREQLRAERAETNEVDEESKTLTWQDELLEALMKMEPSAFERLTQRFLRESGFIQVEITGRSGDGGIDGRGIMRLGGLLSFHVIFQCKRWQGAVGAGQVRDFRGAMVGRADKGLLVTTGTFTKDAVREATRDGAPAIDLIDGDQLVEKLRELALGVKTEKIQVEKVSIDKNWFASL, encoded by the coding sequence ATGTCAAAAAATAGTTTACCCACTTACGACACAATGATGAATCCTTTACTCCGAGCTATGAAGGAGTTGGGTGGTTCGGGGACGGTCGAAGAAATCAACAGTAAAGTAGCAGAAATTCTCGGCTTGCACGATGAGCAATTAGATATTCTGCACGATTCAAAACGTGGCGGGCAGACTGAATTTGAATATCGATTAGCATGGACGCGTAGTTATTTCAAAAGATATAGTATTCTTGAAAATTCCAGTCGGGGTATTTGGGCATTAACTCCTGAAGGCAGAAACCTTGCTGAAGTAAACGAAAAAGAAGTTGTAAGAGTGGTTCGCGAACAATTACGGGCAGAGCGTGCAGAAACCAACGAAGTTGATGAAGAAAGCAAAACGCTTACCTGGCAAGATGAATTACTCGAAGCTCTGATGAAAATGGAGCCATCCGCTTTTGAGAGATTGACGCAGCGATTTTTACGAGAATCTGGATTTATTCAAGTCGAAATTACAGGTCGTAGTGGCGATGGCGGTATAGATGGTCGCGGTATCATGCGACTAGGCGGTTTATTGAGCTTTCACGTCATATTTCAGTGTAAACGCTGGCAAGGCGCAGTCGGAGCAGGTCAAGTAAGAGATTTTCGTGGCGCAATGGTAGGACGAGCAGATAAAGGCTTACTGGTTACGACGGGAACTTTCACAAAAGATGCTGTTCGAGAAGCGACGCGAGATGGCGCGCCTGCTATTGATTTGATAGATGGAGATCAGTTGGTCGAAAAATTGAGAGAATTGGCTTTAGGCGTAAAAACTGAAAAAATTCAAGTTGAAAAAGTGTCAATTGATAAAAATTGGTTTGCTTCGCTATAA
- a CDS encoding DNA-binding transcriptional regulator, YebC/PmpR family — MSGHSHWATIKRKKGAADAKKGAIFTRLAREIAMAARLGGGDPGTNFRLELAIEKARAGNMPKDNIERAIRRGTGEDKEAGSFEELTLEGYGPHGAALMVDCVTDNRNRTISDLRHAFSKAGGNMAEAGAVGWQFDRKAYFSFPSSQMNYDKAFELAAVAGADDVLDAGEAVEIIAPVDAFKTLSDALHQAGVTPDEAELRLIAKQELELDAESTLSVLRLVEGLEELDDVQSVFHNVKLSDEALAALEAA, encoded by the coding sequence ATGTCTGGTCATAGCCATTGGGCAACCATCAAACGCAAAAAGGGCGCGGCAGACGCGAAAAAAGGCGCCATTTTCACCCGTCTCGCGCGGGAGATCGCCATGGCCGCGCGTCTGGGCGGCGGCGACCCGGGGACGAATTTCCGTCTCGAACTCGCCATCGAAAAAGCGCGCGCCGGCAACATGCCGAAGGACAACATCGAGCGCGCCATCCGCCGCGGCACCGGCGAAGACAAAGAGGCCGGCTCGTTCGAGGAATTGACTCTCGAAGGCTACGGCCCGCACGGCGCGGCCCTCATGGTGGACTGCGTCACCGACAACCGCAACCGCACCATCTCGGACCTCCGTCACGCGTTCAGCAAGGCGGGCGGCAACATGGCCGAGGCCGGCGCGGTGGGCTGGCAGTTCGACCGCAAAGCGTACTTCTCCTTCCCCTCCAGCCAGATGAATTACGACAAGGCCTTCGAACTCGCCGCGGTGGCCGGCGCGGACGACGTGCTGGACGCCGGCGAGGCGGTGGAGATCATCGCCCCGGTCGACGCGTTCAAGACCCTGAGCGACGCGCTCCACCAGGCGGGCGTCACCCCCGACGAGGCCGAACTGCGCCTGATCGCCAAGCAGGAACTGGAACTGGACGCCGAGTCCACGCTCTCGGTCCTGCGGCTGGTGGAGGGCCTCGAGGAACTCGACGACGTGCAGAGCGTGTTCCACAACGTGAAACTCTCCGACGAAGCGCTGGCCGCCCTCGAAGCCGCGTAA